One stretch of Zingiber officinale cultivar Zhangliang chromosome 6B, Zo_v1.1, whole genome shotgun sequence DNA includes these proteins:
- the LOC121990607 gene encoding DNA-3-methyladenine glycosylase 1-like yields the protein MSASQEEKKCSFITLSSDPVYVAYHDEEWGVSVHDDRVLFELLVLTGAQVGMDWTTILKKRNEFRVAFAEFDAESVSKFTEKQMVSISVELKLDLGRVRGISLSTLKQN from the exons ATGAGCGCCTcccaagaagagaagaagtgCAGCTTCATAACACTGAGTTCAG ATCCTGTGTATGTTGCTTATCATGATGAGGAATGGGGAGTTTCAGTTCATGATGACAG GGTGTTGTTTGAGTTGCTTGTTCTAACAGGAGCTCAAGTGGGGATGGACTGGACTACTATACTGAAGAAGAGGAATGAATTCAG GGTGGCATTTGCTGAATTTGATGCAGAGTCTGTCTCCAAGTTCACAGAGAAGCAGATGGTTTCCATCAGTGTGGAACTGAAGCTGGATTTAGGAAGAGTTAGAGGaatatcactatctactttgaaacagaattag
- the LOC121991478 gene encoding 40S ribosomal protein S5-like, giving the protein MAIQQQEVKLFNRWSFDDVEVSDMSLADFITVTPPKHATYLPHTAGRYSAKRFRKAQCPIIERLTNSLMMHGRNNGKKLMAVCIIKHAMEIIHFLTDANPIQIVVDVIINRGSTPRSCKPRGSFRSPTTGGLRPRSRSWQVLLSVPAL; this is encoded by the exons ATGGCGATCCAGCAACAGGAGGTTAAGCTCTTTAATCGCTGGTCGTTCGACGATGTCGAG GTCAGTGACATGTCTCTTGCTGATTTCATCACTGTGACTCCTCCAAAACATGCTACATACCTTCCTCATACTGCTGGAAGATATTCTGCTAAGAGGTTCCGCAAGGCTCAGTGCCCAATTATTGAAAGACTTACCAATTCTTTGATGATGCATGGCCGGAACAATGGAAAGAAGCTTATGGCTGTTTGCATAATTAAACATGCTATGGAAATTATTCATTTTCTTACTGATGCAAATCCAATCCAAATTGTGGTTGATGTGATCATTAACAg AGGGAGCACGCCGCGCTCATGCAAGCCCAGAGGAAGTTTCAGATCGCCCACTACGGGAGGACTCCGACCAAGATCGAGGAGTTGGCAGGTTCTATTGAGTGTCCCGGCATTG